One Aethina tumida isolate Nest 87 chromosome 5, icAetTumi1.1, whole genome shotgun sequence genomic window carries:
- the LOC126265697 gene encoding uncharacterized protein LOC126265697: MVVVVLDLIHTLFKLKSGERLWPIVLGFQLAYLMSSLVALVGILFNARHLMKPFLITIVDSTIFDFIRFGLVLFKVVSANLIFELSLLIGKLSISITCLVLTVLLMKIYAKKEKEYRKRIPKKVHEYAVDRIEVTEEAVERSFVKT; this comes from the exons atggtaGTAGTTGTTTTAGATTTGATCCATActttattcaagctgaaaagCGGCGAAAGGTTATGGCCGATAGTTTTGGGCTTTCAATTGGCATATCTGATGTCTTCGTTGGTGGCACTCGTCGGAATACTGTTTAACGCTAGACATTTGATgaaaccatttttaattaccattGTAGATTCTACAATTTTCGATTTTATCAGATTCGGATTGGTACTTTTCAAAGTAGTTTCAGCGAATTTAATCTTTGAGTTGAGTTTGTTGATCggtaaattaagtatttcgATAACGTGTTTGGTTTTGACCGTtctgttaatgaaaatatacgcCAAGAAAGAAAAGGAATACAGAAAACGTATACCAAAAAAGGTGCATGAATATGCTGTTGATAGAATTG AAGTCACAGAGGAAGCAGTAGAAAGATCCTTTGTAAAGACTTAG